A window of Festucalex cinctus isolate MCC-2025b chromosome 6, RoL_Fcin_1.0, whole genome shotgun sequence contains these coding sequences:
- the LOC144020932 gene encoding uncharacterized protein LOC144020932 codes for MSTTTSGTTAPSMSTTTSGSTTPNSSMSTTTSGSTTTSGSTAPSISTTTSGSTTTNASMSTTTSGSTTTSGSTASGSTTTTPFMSTTTSGSTTTSSSTTSGPATPAHSMSTTTSRSTASSMSATTSRSTATNPSMATTTLGSTTTSGSTASGSTTTVPSTSGSTAPSMSTTTSRSTTPNPSMSTTTSGSTASISKTTTPFTSTTTSGSTTTSGSTASGSTTTVPSTSGSTAPSMSTITSRSTTPNPSMSTTTSGSTTTSGSTASGSTTTTPFISTTTSGSTTNSSSTTSGPATPAPSMSTTTSGSTTSGFTTTASSMSTTTSGSTAPSMSTTTSGSTTSGSTKTVPSMSTTTSGSTAPSLSPTTSGSTTTVPSMSTTTSGSTTTSGSTPSGSTTATPFMSTTTSGFTTTSGSTTSGFTTSASSMSTTTSGSTAPSRSTTTSRSTTTALSNFTTTSRSTAPSMSPTTSGSTTTSPSMSTTTSGSTTSESTTTAPSMSTTTSGSTTSGSTTSGTTTTAPNMSTTSGSTTSGPTTTSASTTIATSMSTTTSGSTTSGSTTAPSMSTTVPSMSTTSSSTTSSSTKTAASFSTTTTGSTTTAPFGTTATIAPMQPRVNLGFSLNQTFTSQLSNSSSPQFQALATQIESQLNLVYSARFGEAFNRSEVLSFRFNCGPISVDIQQL; via the exons atgtccacaacaacttctgggaccactgccccttctatgtccacaacaacttccgggtCCACTACACCTAACTCTtcgatgtccacaacaacttcgggatccacaacaacttctggttccactgccccttctatctccacaacaacttccgggtCAACAACAACTAACGCttccatgtccacaacaacttcgggatccacaacaacttctggtTCCACAGCTTCCGGGTCCACAACAACAACCCCTTTTATGTCCACAACAACCTCCGGATCCACAACAACCTCCAGTTCCACAACTTCTGGGCCCGCAACACCTGCCCAttccatgtccacaacaacaTCCAGGTCCACTGCCTCTTCCATGTCTGCAACAACTTCCCGGTCCACAGCAACTAACCCTTCTATGGCCACAACAACCTTgggatccacaacaacttccggttCCACAGCTTCTGGGTCCACAACAACTGTCCCTTCTACTTCTGGGTCCACTGCCCCTtctatgtccacaacaacttccaggTCCACTACACCTAACCCTtcgatgtccacaacaacttctggtTCCACAGCTTCCATATCCAAAACTACAACCCCTTTTACATCCACAACAACCTCtggatccacaacaacttccggttCCACAGCTTCTGGGTCCACAACAACTGTCCCTTCTACTTCTGGGTCCACTGCCCCTTCTATGTCCACAATAACTTCCAGGTCCACTACACCTAACCCTtcgatgtccacaacaacttcgggatccacaacaacttctggtTCCACAGCTTCCGGGTCCACAACAACAACCCCTTTTATATCCACAACAACATCCGGATCCACAACAAACTCCAGTTCCACAACTTCTGGGCCCGCAACACCTGCCCCttccatgtccacaacaacttctggtTCAACAACTTCCGGGTTCACAACTACTGCCTCTTCCATGTCGACCACAACTTCCGGGTCCACTGCCCCTTCCATGTCTACAACAACGTCCGGGTCCACAACTTCTGGTTCCACAAAAACTGTCCCttccatgtccacaacaacttctgggTCCACTGCCCCTTCTTTGTCTCCGACAACATCCGGGTCCACAACAACTGTCCCttccatgtccacaacaacttcgggatccacaacaacttctggtTCCACACCTTCCGGATCCACAACAGCAACCCCTTTTATGTCCACAACAACCTCCGGATTCACAACAACTTCCGGTTCCACAACTTCCGGGTTCACAACTTCTGCCTCTTCCATGTCCACCACAACTTCCGGGTCCACTGCCCCTTCtaggtccacaacaacttccaggTCAACAACAACTGCCCTGTCCAATTTTACAACAACATCCAGGTCCACTGCCCCTTCCATGTCTCCAACAACATCCGGGTCCACGACAACTTCCCCttccatgtccacaacaacaTCCGGTTCCACAACTTCAGAGTCCACAACAACTGCTCCTTCCATGTCTACAACAACTTCTGGATCCACAACCTCCGGTTCCACAACTTCCGGAACCACAACAACTGCCCCTAACATGTCCACAACTTCCGGTTCAACAACTTCTGGACCCACAACAACTTCTGCTTCCACAACAATTGCTACttccatgtccacaacaacaTCCGGTTCCACAACTTCTGGGTCCACAACTGCCCCTTCCATGTCCACAACTGTCCCTTCCATGTCCACAACTTCCAGTTCCACAACTTCCAGTTCCACAAAAACTGCCGCTTCCTTTTCCACAACAACAACCGGTTCCACAACTACTGCACCTTTTGGGACCACAGCAACAATAGCACCCATGCAACCAAGGGTGAACCTGGGATTTAGTTTGAACCAGACTTTCACGTCACAACTTTCCAATTCATCTTCTCCTCAGTTTCAAGCTTTGGCGACCCAAATTGAATCCCAG CTCAATCTTGTATATTCCGCTCGTTTTGGAGAAGCATTCAATCGATCTGAAGTCCTTTCTTTTAG GTTCAATTGTGGTCCAATCTCGGTTGATATTCAGCAGCTCTGA